The following proteins are encoded in a genomic region of Desulfurococcaceae archaeon:
- a CDS encoding SagB/ThcOx family dehydrogenase yields MNSLEAIKLPEPDKSTPLFQLFIKRKSVRKFKKEPLKIEELSRILWATYGLVERKRRVVPSAGATYPVEVFVFIKNVEGVKPGVYKYNDQDNSLVPIKEGDHSRELAHACLDQSWVREAPVNIVITAAYEKTTNWYGERGFRYIYMEAGHIGQNIYLASTEMGLGTVAIGAFSDKEVAELLGLGKNYMVLYIFPVGRPL; encoded by the coding sequence GTGAACTCGTTGGAAGCGATTAAATTACCGGAACCCGATAAGTCGACTCCACTATTCCAGCTATTCATTAAGAGGAAAAGCGTTAGGAAGTTCAAAAAGGAGCCACTGAAAATAGAAGAGCTTTCGAGGATTCTCTGGGCAACGTACGGGCTAGTGGAGAGGAAAAGGCGTGTCGTGCCGTCAGCTGGTGCCACTTACCCCGTCGAGGTATTCGTTTTCATTAAGAACGTCGAGGGAGTTAAACCAGGGGTTTACAAGTATAATGATCAGGACAACTCGCTCGTGCCGATCAAGGAGGGCGACCACTCGCGAGAACTCGCTCACGCGTGTCTTGATCAGTCATGGGTTAGAGAAGCGCCGGTCAACATCGTCATAACCGCCGCGTACGAGAAAACCACGAACTGGTATGGTGAACGGGGATTTAGGTATATATACATGGAAGCCGGCCACATAGGGCAGAACATATACCTAGCATCCACGGAAATGGGTCTTGGAACCGTGGCTATTGGGGCGTTCTCCGACAAAGAGGTGGCTGAACTGCTCGGCTTAGGGAAGAATTACATGGTGCTCTACATATTTCCCGTAGGTAGGCCA